The genome window GGAAGAGCCGCATCGTCATTGACATTGGTATGCCACTAGTAACACCAGACAGGTTGCCCTTTGAATGGCATCGCTATAAAGGTCTCTCTCAAGAGCAGCTTCTAGAGCGAAGGATACTTCCACCAGTCGATGGGTTGTACAGTCACCAACAGCCTTCCATCACTGCTGTAATACTATCCCA of Chloroflexota bacterium contains these proteins:
- a CDS encoding MBL fold metallo-hydrolase; this encodes MKLTIHRGTHEIGGSCVELCSDSGKSRIVIDIGMPLVTPDRLPFEWHRYKGLSQEQLLERRILPPVDGLYSHQQPSITAVILS